The Nitrospinota bacterium genome includes the window GGGGTGAACAGTTCGTAAGGGTAATACCTACCTTATGGATCTACGGTAAGGATAAGAACAGAGTATCCGAAACCGTTTCCAGGGCAAAGCGGATGTGGGAAAGCGCCGGTTATGTCATGCAGGATGACAGAGGGATATTAAGGCTCCTTCTTCTATCATCGCTTCCGTTTGGTCTTATCAACAAAGGGGATAATGTAGACAATATCGACAGGGATTTCATTGTCCCAGCCGATACGGTTACCTCCATTCTGCCTATACAAGGGGATTTTTCAGGCAGTTCCAGTCCTGCTCTGATGGTTGTTGGCCGAAAGGGACAGATCGCATTTGTAGATGTGTTTGCACCAGGTGCCAATAACCACAACATGTTTATCTGCGCATCGTCGGGCGGCGGAAAATCGTTCCTTGTGAATTACATCGTTTCCGCTTATTACGGCGCCGGAGCGAAGATACGAATAATAGATATCGGTGGGTCTTATAAAAAGACTACCTCGATGTTTGACGCGAAATATCTTCACTTCTCGCCGGAATCGGATGTATGCGTAAATCCCTTTTCAAATATAACCGATCCTGAATTCGATATTCCGATGGTTGCCACAATAATCGCCCAGATGTGTTATTCGGGCGATATCACTGCATCTCCTACAGCAACTGAAAAAACAATTCTGGAGCGCACGGTGACGTATGTATATAAAAACGCGGCGGCGAAAGGCTGGAAGATGAATATTGACGCTGTGCATGAAATTCTGCTCAACGCAAAGGATTATGTTGATGCCGAAGTGATTACTCCTGAAACGATTGCCAATGCGCGTGAGCTTGCTTTTAATCTACAGAAATTCACATCCGAAGGACCGTATGGCCGGTTCTTTAACAGGGACTCAAGCCTTGATATTTCAAAAGATGATTTTGTGGTCCTTGAACTTGAGCACCTTGCACAGAACCCGGCTCTTTTCAGCGTCATCACGCTACAGGTTGTAAATCTCGTAACCCAGAACCTATATCTCTCCGATCGGGGAACTCCTATCTTCATAATATTTGATGAAGCGCATCAGTTTCTAAGGGAGTCTGGGATTATCTCTCTGGCAATAGAAACCGGGTATCGAAGAGCGAGAAAATACGGTGGATCATTTTCTATTATCACTCAGTCGGTTCTAGACTTGAAGAAGTTCGGAAACGTTGGCGAAGTGATATATGGGAATTCCGCTTTCAAATTTTACCTTGAATCGACCGACTTCGTTAAGGCAAAGAAGGAAAACATCATTCACTACGATGATTTCATCATTGATCTATTGAATAGCGTCAAGAGCAATCCGCCAAAGTATTCCGAAATATTTTTCGATACGCCATCAGGCAAAGGGGTAGGGCGGTTGCTGGTCGATATGTTCACTTATTATGCGTTCACTTCAAAAGGATCAGAAATAGCCGAAATAGAGGCAAAGGTTAAGGAAGGGATGAGCTATGAAGAAGCGATCATGTATATGGTTGAGAAGTATCGCAAGTAGTTGCATTCTACTTCTGATATTGCCTGCGGTCTTATTTGCCGCATCTCAAGCGGATCTTGATGCGGCGAAAGCTTCAGCTGGCAAACTTGGCGATATGGTCAAGGGATTTGTCGGTTCCACTTCCGGGATAACCGACAGGTTTTCTACGCCTGCGACCTCTTCCAACGCATCAATGTCCACGATGGACGGTTCTACAACCTTCAATGGTCAGTTGATGTGTCCGAGCACGTCTAAATTCCTTGACATATATTTTGGTATCGGAGCCAAAGGGGATCTATCTCCTTTGATAGTCAGCCAGGATACAGACCTGGACGGCAATTACGACTTTGTATTTACATCGCCGGTCATAGTATCCGGTATATGTGCCAACGGGGTTGTTTCATGCACGGAAGGGACATGGTCAGGATGCAGTTATTACAAGTGGCAGGCCGATGCAAATTCAAAACTCTCTTTCGCACCTGCAGGTATGACAGAACTAGGGGGCTGTTCCTGTTTGAACTCTTCATGCGCCAAGCCGACATGGAACGTATTTGCCACGGAAGTATTGAAAGCTCTTGGCGGCGGGGCAAGCGGGGCGATCATGCAATCCAATTCGGGATTTACTATTGCCAATGCCGTTGTTGATGGCACAGAGATTACCTATTACGCGAATTACACTGGCAATTGCAGTGGCGGGAATACGAGCGCAAAATCTTTCACTCAATATAATTCTAAAAGCGCTCTTGAAAGCGGCACAAACTCAGCGGTAGCAACGCAAGCGACTGATTCCGGCAGTTATTACAGCAGGCTTGATAATTCGACTCCTAATAAAAATACAACAAACAGCTTATTCCCATGCGTCGTTGAATGGGTTCATGATGTAACTACAAATCAGAAATCGCTTACAGGATCAGGTTCGGGAACGATGTGCGTTCCATATAACATGAACATGTCACTTTCAGTTTCAGGTGGGGCGTATTCAGTCACCGGGTTTGCCTCATCGGTAAAGAGCGGGGATTGCGGATCTGCAATGCCGACAGTTCTCGATTATCCGGGGACGCTGGAAGCCGGGGCATTCGTTACCGGATTGAACATATGCGGCTCGTCTCCCGAATGTACTTCAACCGGATGCAAAAGCGCCTCTTCCGGTTCAGCTGGTGGGGCGTTAATTCAGTGTCCATCTGTAGCATCGACCAGAGCGGTCAACTACTCTTTCAACTGGGATCTGGATTACAAGGTCGATGTTGAAAGCGAATATTTAAGGAACACATGCCAGACTGCTGAAGCCAATTGTACGCTTAAGGATGAAAAGATAGACGGTATCGCAACCTATTCAAGTTTTCAGCCGACCGGGCTTTATCCAGTAGGTTCGAGTTGCAACGATTTTACATCTTCAATCGGAAACATCTATCACGTCTGCAAGGAGTGGTGGAAAAAGGAGAGAACCTATCTATGTCCTGAGACAACTCTGGATATTGATGTTTCAGCCGGAACAACGAGGGCAAAATCGATTTATGAAACGGTTGCCCAGGGGGCAGGAGAGATTACCTATACGGATGTCAGAAAAGAGAGCTCAGGTACATGGACGGCGGTAAACGACAAGATAATATTCCCTGATCAGGATCCCGGCGCTTGTGAGATTACCTGTAAGACGAAGGTCCCAAGCGTTGACGCCAATGCCGGAGGAGGGGCGAACGTATCCCAGGCGAACAGCAGTTTCCCTAAATCCGAATTCAGGTACAGACCATGCGTGAATAATGTATGTCCTCTGTTGGAGCCTGATGAAACGATTGTCGAGAATTGCGGATGTCTATCGGATTTTGTCGAAGCGGCCAAGGGGATGGAGATGATCAATACAGCTGCAAAAGACATGATCTGTTCTTCAGGGGTGAAGAAGTGATGAGAGTGCGATTAAAAATATTCATTATTATGTGTTCACTTTCAATGTTTCTACCTATAGCAGAATCTGCCGTTGATTTTAGATGCGCGGTTGACTTAAACGGTGACGGCGCTATGGACCAGACCGGAACATGCGACGCCGGAACGAAGTTCGGCGGCGGGGCGGATTATTTATGCCCCCTTGGATCTGCGAACTGTTCGCTTCGCAACTTTACATGCAGTCTTGATAACAAGGTATATAGCGATAAAGCCAAGTGCGATACGGGGTGTATTGAAACAAGCGCGTGCGAAGTCCGGCCAAGCGGCCTTTCTCGCACAGGTAAAAGTTCTTTCAGCGCCTGCTATGACAAATATATTTATGCAAGGGCTTACAGACCTAACACGTCGGATGCTTCCTTTACAATACAGTATCTCGATACCAGCCCAAATGGGACGGCGCATCATAACTGTTCCGGTGATGGCGGTGTTGGAGATGGTTGGCATAGTATTGGTACGGTAGATCTCTGGGATACAGCTTTTACGACAGACCCTGTCGAACATTCCGATATAAACCTCAATTTATGTTTCTATTTTTATAATTGGAATGATTATCAGCCCAAATGTATAACCAGTTTTAATCAGTCTATCCTTATTGGCCAAGACGATGCTCCCGGTTCAACTACTGATACTTTTTCCTACTACTACAACGTTGATATTCCGTTAACCGAATACTCATGCCGGTATGATGAATATCCTTTTACACCTGCTTTTCAACCGGGATCTGCAAATGCCCATACCATTGTTGCGGATCCGACCCCTCTGATCGTGGATGTTTCTACGAAAACTGAAGGATATTATTTAACAAAACTGGATCTGAGCCCTTCAGGCGACCTTCTTGTTTACGGTAATCTTGCCACCAAGACATGGAGATTGATTGATTTAAATCAGGGGAGGCCGTTTACCCAACCAAACTATGTCGAAGGCTGGGATAATTCTGTTGACTCCGGCGCAACTCAGGTCGGCACGT containing:
- a CDS encoding TraC family protein; the protein is MSIKSVLEKIILGSDGGLKFSDLIDLSERTKLSDSLPWIYYNDDESCFLNVDGSIGVGWECSPLAFAGDQTVNILKGIFRAGIPEGSVLQFILHADDNIDPLIQSFKENKNKRNNDLVKGIGENLGEFFRSSVAGFKMLGGIPSRNFRLFVYLKIPDSKGLSKSVMGEIVNAVYECLAGANLGPDKVTGKRLVDWARRILNDIPSQNNSRYDPLYPIRKQIIFAETEVEDYSDSLRIGSRHFRCITPKVFPKDVDLFQTNQLFGGVWGLISDNDQIKLPFIYSLNIVFENMKAGLHTKCNLVLQQKAVGSFGITLRRKQEEYLWATDKLEGGEQFVRVIPTLWIYGKDKNRVSETVSRAKRMWESAGYVMQDDRGILRLLLLSSLPFGLINKGDNVDNIDRDFIVPADTVTSILPIQGDFSGSSSPALMVVGRKGQIAFVDVFAPGANNHNMFICASSGGGKSFLVNYIVSAYYGAGAKIRIIDIGGSYKKTTSMFDAKYLHFSPESDVCVNPFSNITDPEFDIPMVATIIAQMCYSGDITASPTATEKTILERTVTYVYKNAAAKGWKMNIDAVHEILLNAKDYVDAEVITPETIANARELAFNLQKFTSEGPYGRFFNRDSSLDISKDDFVVLELEHLAQNPALFSVITLQVVNLVTQNLYLSDRGTPIFIIFDEAHQFLRESGIISLAIETGYRRARKYGGSFSIITQSVLDLKKFGNVGEVIYGNSAFKFYLESTDFVKAKKENIIHYDDFIIDLLNSVKSNPPKYSEIFFDTPSGKGVGRLLVDMFTYYAFTSKGSEIAEIEAKVKEGMSYEEAIMYMVEKYRK